One genomic segment of Acanthopagrus latus isolate v.2019 chromosome 14, fAcaLat1.1, whole genome shotgun sequence includes these proteins:
- the recql gene encoding ATP-dependent DNA helicase Q1 isoform X1: MDGGNSSSGTDVQEELDSVEAELELVELQVTELLQKQAELTSRKNSLLQQLEEACDAAQPSSSSSSSSSKSSGADPVMSKQEMQRFNGTDFPWSREVAKHLKDSFRLSEFRPLQLRAVNLTLSGRDLFLVMPTGRGKSLCYQLPAVCSNGFTLVVTPLVSLMEDQIMYLKSINVSAVMLNASSSKEHAKTVMAGMMDPKATFKLVYVTPEKIAKSKLLMSRLEKAYNTNLLSRIAVDEVHCCSQWGHDFRPDYKLLGILKRQFPKVPLLGLTATATSSVLKDCEKILCVKQPVTLTASFNRTNLYYEVRIKDSDKDESTNDIASLIKNRYKDQSGIVYVFSQKDAELLSSELQKRNILAYPYHANMDPDDKSRIHRKWTTNKIQVVVATVAFGMGIDKPDVRFVIHHTISKSIENYYQESGRAGRDDNPADCIVYFGFSDIFRISTMVVMENVGQQKLKQMVDYCQNIDRCRRSLMAVHFDEVWDDEGCNQMCDTCRHAKDFTTLDITQHARQVVQIVELAASMDEKLTPLKLVEAWMGKGPAKRRKMIQTTTLSRQQAEAVIVRLWLQEYLREDFSFTPYTTYFYMKLGRKAPLLKSQTHSLPSMKMRTTGAGSAVEESSAVKAKEEEEINVTIDPVTTDNNGPPQPKQKLFKEQRNLSRKQDLKAASQTDKRTERAKKQLADRHGEEEVDERRSVMPQHAIEVDVEINIIDDSDDQKTPSHPVKTCSKRKSTTPQRVRRKPCTTAAAGISSPSPGGETTTNTVPSSPSQASIISETAVEELCNLRNYYSKQLRRINYISHEYLGQPAEAGVLACIREPLRSLRLPRRATIAQTARSLWTRVSGRRKLVHR, encoded by the exons ATGGATGGTGGTAACAGCTCTAGTG GTACAGATGTGCAAGAAGAGCTGGACTCAgtggaggcagagctggagctggtggagctgcaggtcacagagctgctgcaaaaGCAGGCTGAGCTGACTTCTCGAAAGaattctctgctgcagcagctggaggaggcctgtgatgctgcacagccatcatcctcttcatcctcatcttcctcaaAGTCATCTGGAGCTGATCCAGTAATGAGCAAGCAGGAGATGCAGCGCTTTAATGGCACAG ATTTTCCATGGTCCAGAGAAGTGGCGAAGCACCTGAAGGACTCATTCCGTCTCTCCGAGTTCAGACCACTGCAGCTGAGGGCCGTTAACTTGACCCTGTCAGGCAGAGATCTCTTCCTTGTGATGccaacaggaagaggaaaaagccTCTGTTACCAGCTACCTGCAGTCTGCTCCAACG gttTTACATTGGTAGTCACTCCCCTGGTGTCCCTGATGGAGGATCAGATAATGTACCTGAAGTCCATCAATGTGTCAGCAGTCATGCTGAATGCATCCAGCAGCAAG gagcACGCCAAGACAGTCATGGCTGGAATGATGGATCCCAAAGCCACTTTCAAGCTGGTGTACGTGACTCCAGAGAAGATTGCCAAGAGCAAGCTGCTTATGTCTCGTCTGGAGAAAGCCTACAACACAAACCTGCTGAGTCGTATCGCTGTGGATGAGGTGCACTGCTGCAGCCAGTGGGGACATGACTTCAGACCAG ATTATAAACTGTTGGGCATCCTGAAAAGGCAGTTCCCCAAAGTCCCCCTGCTTGGGCTCACAGCTACAGCAACTAGCAGTGTCCTCAAGGACTGTGAGAAGATCCTGTGTGTCAAACAGCCAGTCACACTCACCGCATCCTTCAACCGAACCAATCTCTACTATGAG GTTCGGATCAAAGATTCTGACAAAGATGAATCAACAAATGACATTGCCTCTCTGATCAAGAACAGATACAAAGACCAGTCGG GGATCGTGTATGTGTTCTCTCAGAAGGATGCAGAGTTGTTGTCATCTGAACTCCAAAAGAGGAACATCCTGGCCTATCCCTACCATGCTAACATGGACCCAGATGACAAGTCCCGCATTCACCGCAAGTGGACCACCAACAAAATCCAG GTGGTGGTAGCCACAGTAGCGTTTGGAATGGGTATCGACAAGCCCGATGTCAGGTTTGTCATCCATCACACCATCAGCAAGTCCATTGAAAACTACTACCAAGAGAGTGGACGTGCAG GTCGAGATGACAATCCAGCAGACTGCATTGTCTACTTTGGCTTCTCTGACATCTTCAGGATTAGCACCATGGTGGTGATGGAGAACGTTGGTCAGCAGAAGCTGAAGCAGATGGTTGACTACTGCCAGAATATTGACAG GTGCCGGCGCTCTCTTATGGCGGTTCATTTTGATGAAGTGTGGGACGATGAGGGATGCAACCAGATGTGTGATACTTGCCGCCATGCAAAAG ACTTCACCACATTGGACATTACCCAGCATGCCCGGCAGGTGGTGCAGATCGTGGAGTTAGCAGCTTCCATGGATGAGAAGCTGACTCCTTTGAAGCTGGTGGAGGCGTGGATGGGGAAAGGCCCTGCCAAGCGTAGGAAGATGATCCAGACCACCACGCTGTCCCGGCAGCAGGCTGAAGCTGTGATTGTGCGGCTGTGGCTGCAGGAATATCTCAG AGAGGATTTCAGCTTCACTCCGTACACCACCTACTTCTACATGAAACTGGGCCGCAAAGCTCCTCTGCTGAAGAGCCAGACACACTCACTCCCCAGCATGAAGATGAGGACTACAGGGGCTGGATCTGCTGTG GAGGAATCATCTGCTGTTAAAgccaaggaggaggaggagattaaTGTGACCATTGACCCTGTAACCACGGACAACAACGGTCCCCCACAACCCAAACAGAAACTATTTAAAGAGCAGAGGAACCTATCCAGAAAACAAGACCTGAAAGCAGCCAGCCAGACAGACAAACggacagagagagcaaaaaaacagctggcagacagacatggggaggaagaggtggaTGAGAGGAGATCCGTCATGCCTCAACATGCAATTGAGGTTGATGTTGAAATTAACATTATAGATGACAGTGATGATCAGAAAACACCATCTCATCCAGTTAAAACTTGTTCCAAACGCAAATCCACCACCcctcagagagtgaggaggaaacCCTGTactactgcagcagcagggatttcctctccctccccaggTGGTGAGACCACCACGAACACTGTGCCCAGCTCTCCATCCCAGGCCTCCATCATATCTGAGACTGCAGTCGAGGAGCTCTGTAACCTGAGAAACTACTACAGCAAACAGCTGAGAAGaataaactacatttcccatgagtACCTGGGGCAGCCAGCAGAGGCAGGGGTGTTGGCGTGTATCAGGGAGCCACTGCGGAGCCTCCGTCTGCCCCGCAGAGCCACCATCGCCCAGACTGCTCGCAGCCTGTGGACACGAGTAAGCGGCCGGAGGAAGCTGGTTCACCGGTGA
- the recql gene encoding ATP-dependent DNA helicase Q1 isoform X2 produces the protein MDGGNSSSGTDVQEELDSVEAELELVELQVTELLQKQAELTSRKNSLLQQLEEACDAAQPSSSSSSSSSKSSGADPVMSKQEMQRFNGTDFPWSREVAKHLKDSFRLSEFRPLQLRAVNLTLSGRDLFLVMPTGRGKSLCYQLPAVCSNGFTLVVTPLVSLMEDQIMYLKSINVSAVMLNASSSKEHAKTVMAGMMDPKATFKLVYVTPEKIAKSKLLMSRLEKAYNTNLLSRIAVDEVHCCSQWGHDFRPDYKLLGILKRQFPKVPLLGLTATATSSVLKDCEKILCVKQPVTLTASFNRTNLYYEVRIKDSDKDESTNDIASLIKNRYKDQSGIVYVFSQKDAELLSSELQKRNILAYPYHANMDPDDKSRIHRKWTTNKIQVVVATVAFGMGIDKPDVRFVIHHTISKSIENYYQESGRAGRDDNPADCIVYFGFSDIFRISTMVVMENVGQQKLKQMVDYCQNIDRCRRSLMAVHFDEVWDDEGCNQMCDTCRHAKDFTTLDITQHARQVVQIVELAASMDEKLTPLKLVEAWMGKGPAKRRKMIQTTTLSRQQAEAVIVRLWLQEYLREDFSFTPYTTYFYMKLGRKAPLLKSQTHSLPSMKMRTTGAGSAVVKAVSGQGKAKEGKRSVQGGGDAPVSKKVKTDLP, from the exons ATGGATGGTGGTAACAGCTCTAGTG GTACAGATGTGCAAGAAGAGCTGGACTCAgtggaggcagagctggagctggtggagctgcaggtcacagagctgctgcaaaaGCAGGCTGAGCTGACTTCTCGAAAGaattctctgctgcagcagctggaggaggcctgtgatgctgcacagccatcatcctcttcatcctcatcttcctcaaAGTCATCTGGAGCTGATCCAGTAATGAGCAAGCAGGAGATGCAGCGCTTTAATGGCACAG ATTTTCCATGGTCCAGAGAAGTGGCGAAGCACCTGAAGGACTCATTCCGTCTCTCCGAGTTCAGACCACTGCAGCTGAGGGCCGTTAACTTGACCCTGTCAGGCAGAGATCTCTTCCTTGTGATGccaacaggaagaggaaaaagccTCTGTTACCAGCTACCTGCAGTCTGCTCCAACG gttTTACATTGGTAGTCACTCCCCTGGTGTCCCTGATGGAGGATCAGATAATGTACCTGAAGTCCATCAATGTGTCAGCAGTCATGCTGAATGCATCCAGCAGCAAG gagcACGCCAAGACAGTCATGGCTGGAATGATGGATCCCAAAGCCACTTTCAAGCTGGTGTACGTGACTCCAGAGAAGATTGCCAAGAGCAAGCTGCTTATGTCTCGTCTGGAGAAAGCCTACAACACAAACCTGCTGAGTCGTATCGCTGTGGATGAGGTGCACTGCTGCAGCCAGTGGGGACATGACTTCAGACCAG ATTATAAACTGTTGGGCATCCTGAAAAGGCAGTTCCCCAAAGTCCCCCTGCTTGGGCTCACAGCTACAGCAACTAGCAGTGTCCTCAAGGACTGTGAGAAGATCCTGTGTGTCAAACAGCCAGTCACACTCACCGCATCCTTCAACCGAACCAATCTCTACTATGAG GTTCGGATCAAAGATTCTGACAAAGATGAATCAACAAATGACATTGCCTCTCTGATCAAGAACAGATACAAAGACCAGTCGG GGATCGTGTATGTGTTCTCTCAGAAGGATGCAGAGTTGTTGTCATCTGAACTCCAAAAGAGGAACATCCTGGCCTATCCCTACCATGCTAACATGGACCCAGATGACAAGTCCCGCATTCACCGCAAGTGGACCACCAACAAAATCCAG GTGGTGGTAGCCACAGTAGCGTTTGGAATGGGTATCGACAAGCCCGATGTCAGGTTTGTCATCCATCACACCATCAGCAAGTCCATTGAAAACTACTACCAAGAGAGTGGACGTGCAG GTCGAGATGACAATCCAGCAGACTGCATTGTCTACTTTGGCTTCTCTGACATCTTCAGGATTAGCACCATGGTGGTGATGGAGAACGTTGGTCAGCAGAAGCTGAAGCAGATGGTTGACTACTGCCAGAATATTGACAG GTGCCGGCGCTCTCTTATGGCGGTTCATTTTGATGAAGTGTGGGACGATGAGGGATGCAACCAGATGTGTGATACTTGCCGCCATGCAAAAG ACTTCACCACATTGGACATTACCCAGCATGCCCGGCAGGTGGTGCAGATCGTGGAGTTAGCAGCTTCCATGGATGAGAAGCTGACTCCTTTGAAGCTGGTGGAGGCGTGGATGGGGAAAGGCCCTGCCAAGCGTAGGAAGATGATCCAGACCACCACGCTGTCCCGGCAGCAGGCTGAAGCTGTGATTGTGCGGCTGTGGCTGCAGGAATATCTCAG AGAGGATTTCAGCTTCACTCCGTACACCACCTACTTCTACATGAAACTGGGCCGCAAAGCTCCTCTGCTGAAGAGCCAGACACACTCACTCCCCAGCATGAAGATGAGGACTACAGGGGCTGGATCTGCTGTG GTAAAAGCTGTGAGTGGCCAGGGCAAAGCCAAAGAGGGAAAGAGATCAGTTCAAGGTGGTGGAGATGCCCCTGTGTCCAAGAAAGTCAAGACAGACCTCCCCTAA
- the recql gene encoding ATP-dependent DNA helicase Q1 isoform X3, translated as MDGGNSSSGTDVQEELDSVEAELELVELQVTELLQKQAELTSRKNSLLQQLEEACDAAQPSSSSSSSSSKSSGADPVMSKQEMQRFNGTDFPWSREVAKHLKDSFRLSEFRPLQLRAVNLTLSGRDLFLVMPTGRGKSLCYQLPAVCSNGFTLVVTPLVSLMEDQIMYLKSINVSAVMLNASSSKEHAKTVMAGMMDPKATFKLVYVTPEKIAKSKLLMSRLEKAYNTNLLSRIAVDEVHCCSQWGHDFRPDYKLLGILKRQFPKVPLLGLTATATSSVLKDCEKILCVKQPVTLTASFNRTNLYYEVRIKDSDKDESTNDIASLIKNRYKDQSGIVYVFSQKDAELLSSELQKRNILAYPYHANMDPDDKSRIHRKWTTNKIQVVVATVAFGMGIDKPDVRFVIHHTISKSIENYYQESGRAGRDDNPADCIVYFGFSDIFRISTMVVMENVGQQKLKQMVDYCQNIDRCRRSLMAVHFDEVWDDEGCNQMCDTCRHAKDFTTLDITQHARQVVQIVELAASMDEKLTPLKLVEAWMGKGPAKRRKMIQTTTLSRQQAEAVIVRLWLQEYLREDFSFTPYTTYFYMKLGRKAPLLKSQTHSLPSMKMRTTGAGSAVDSNAEPTVAEA; from the exons ATGGATGGTGGTAACAGCTCTAGTG GTACAGATGTGCAAGAAGAGCTGGACTCAgtggaggcagagctggagctggtggagctgcaggtcacagagctgctgcaaaaGCAGGCTGAGCTGACTTCTCGAAAGaattctctgctgcagcagctggaggaggcctgtgatgctgcacagccatcatcctcttcatcctcatcttcctcaaAGTCATCTGGAGCTGATCCAGTAATGAGCAAGCAGGAGATGCAGCGCTTTAATGGCACAG ATTTTCCATGGTCCAGAGAAGTGGCGAAGCACCTGAAGGACTCATTCCGTCTCTCCGAGTTCAGACCACTGCAGCTGAGGGCCGTTAACTTGACCCTGTCAGGCAGAGATCTCTTCCTTGTGATGccaacaggaagaggaaaaagccTCTGTTACCAGCTACCTGCAGTCTGCTCCAACG gttTTACATTGGTAGTCACTCCCCTGGTGTCCCTGATGGAGGATCAGATAATGTACCTGAAGTCCATCAATGTGTCAGCAGTCATGCTGAATGCATCCAGCAGCAAG gagcACGCCAAGACAGTCATGGCTGGAATGATGGATCCCAAAGCCACTTTCAAGCTGGTGTACGTGACTCCAGAGAAGATTGCCAAGAGCAAGCTGCTTATGTCTCGTCTGGAGAAAGCCTACAACACAAACCTGCTGAGTCGTATCGCTGTGGATGAGGTGCACTGCTGCAGCCAGTGGGGACATGACTTCAGACCAG ATTATAAACTGTTGGGCATCCTGAAAAGGCAGTTCCCCAAAGTCCCCCTGCTTGGGCTCACAGCTACAGCAACTAGCAGTGTCCTCAAGGACTGTGAGAAGATCCTGTGTGTCAAACAGCCAGTCACACTCACCGCATCCTTCAACCGAACCAATCTCTACTATGAG GTTCGGATCAAAGATTCTGACAAAGATGAATCAACAAATGACATTGCCTCTCTGATCAAGAACAGATACAAAGACCAGTCGG GGATCGTGTATGTGTTCTCTCAGAAGGATGCAGAGTTGTTGTCATCTGAACTCCAAAAGAGGAACATCCTGGCCTATCCCTACCATGCTAACATGGACCCAGATGACAAGTCCCGCATTCACCGCAAGTGGACCACCAACAAAATCCAG GTGGTGGTAGCCACAGTAGCGTTTGGAATGGGTATCGACAAGCCCGATGTCAGGTTTGTCATCCATCACACCATCAGCAAGTCCATTGAAAACTACTACCAAGAGAGTGGACGTGCAG GTCGAGATGACAATCCAGCAGACTGCATTGTCTACTTTGGCTTCTCTGACATCTTCAGGATTAGCACCATGGTGGTGATGGAGAACGTTGGTCAGCAGAAGCTGAAGCAGATGGTTGACTACTGCCAGAATATTGACAG GTGCCGGCGCTCTCTTATGGCGGTTCATTTTGATGAAGTGTGGGACGATGAGGGATGCAACCAGATGTGTGATACTTGCCGCCATGCAAAAG ACTTCACCACATTGGACATTACCCAGCATGCCCGGCAGGTGGTGCAGATCGTGGAGTTAGCAGCTTCCATGGATGAGAAGCTGACTCCTTTGAAGCTGGTGGAGGCGTGGATGGGGAAAGGCCCTGCCAAGCGTAGGAAGATGATCCAGACCACCACGCTGTCCCGGCAGCAGGCTGAAGCTGTGATTGTGCGGCTGTGGCTGCAGGAATATCTCAG AGAGGATTTCAGCTTCACTCCGTACACCACCTACTTCTACATGAAACTGGGCCGCAAAGCTCCTCTGCTGAAGAGCCAGACACACTCACTCCCCAGCATGAAGATGAGGACTACAGGGGCTGGATCTGCTGTG GACTCAAATGCTGAACCTACTGTTGCAGAGGCATGA